A window of Cohnella herbarum contains these coding sequences:
- a CDS encoding phosphoglycerate dehydrogenase: MALSNRPKILVTSTNYSIYCGEAKQLLESNGCEIIENMRGRPLTFEELSAVVPDISGVVAGVDTWNEEVFKLAPQLKAIGRFGVGVDNIDLDKAREYGIQVTNVPGGNANAVAEFAVGLILSALRNIPNLYQSARRAYWDRHVGEELQGKRIGLLGFGNISRRLARKLQGFDVDIIAFDKYPNEAAAKELNVTLASFEEVLSTSDIVSMHLPALPETYHIMGDKQFGMMKRGSYFINTARGTVVDEAALRKALTDGPLGGAAIDVYEHEPVGADNPLLTTDRIVTTPHTAAETIETYRLVGLTTARAILDVLAGRTPNNLL, translated from the coding sequence ATGGCATTGTCGAATCGTCCAAAAATTCTCGTCACGTCAACGAATTATTCCATCTATTGCGGCGAAGCGAAACAACTGCTGGAAAGCAATGGCTGCGAGATCATTGAAAATATGCGCGGACGTCCGTTGACCTTCGAGGAATTGTCCGCGGTCGTCCCTGATATCAGCGGCGTCGTCGCTGGAGTGGATACCTGGAACGAAGAGGTATTTAAGCTCGCTCCCCAACTGAAAGCCATTGGCCGATTCGGCGTAGGCGTCGATAATATCGATCTGGACAAAGCCCGCGAATACGGCATTCAGGTAACGAACGTTCCCGGAGGCAATGCCAATGCGGTAGCGGAATTCGCCGTAGGATTGATTCTGAGTGCCCTTCGCAACATTCCGAATCTGTATCAATCGGCTCGAAGGGCTTATTGGGATCGGCATGTCGGGGAGGAGCTCCAAGGCAAACGTATCGGGCTGCTCGGTTTCGGCAATATTTCTAGAAGACTGGCACGCAAGCTTCAAGGCTTCGACGTGGACATTATAGCCTTCGACAAATATCCGAACGAAGCGGCCGCCAAGGAGTTAAACGTGACGCTGGCTTCTTTCGAGGAAGTGTTAAGCACCAGCGACATCGTCAGCATGCATTTGCCGGCGCTGCCCGAAACTTATCATATTATGGGTGACAAGCAATTCGGGATGATGAAGCGAGGCAGCTACTTCATCAATACTGCACGGGGGACGGTCGTGGATGAGGCGGCGCTCCGCAAGGCGCTAACGGACGGCCCTCTCGGCGGGGCGGCCATCGACGTCTACGAGCATGAACCCGTCGGAGCCGACAATCCGCTGCTGACGACGGACCGTATCGTAACGACGCCTCATACGGCGGCGGAAACTATCGAAACTTACCGTTTAGTCGGGTTAACGACGGCAAGGGCGATTTTGGACGTACTTGCGGGCCGCACGCCCAACAATCTGTTATAA